Below is a genomic region from Notolabrus celidotus isolate fNotCel1 unplaced genomic scaffold, fNotCel1.pri scaffold_181_arrow_ctg1, whole genome shotgun sequence.
tagcagtaattacaggcaggattaaaaatgaaaaatgattcagtagtgacaggttgacatggtgtgattatggttggtaatgacagattaagcaataaataaaattaatatttgtatgtaatatgaccgtgggttgtagttagaatagtaatgtaatataacataatataatatggcaaagataattatataatacagtatattatgcattataatgccagcagcagtcaagagagtcagCCTGGGATGAgttgatggagtgtgacagacagagcagggatggtatggatctgttcatggggggggggggtcagtgtcagcatggtgcagtctgtggcctccgttactgtttaacagtctgatggcggcgGGCACAAAAGAgtgcctgaagcgttcagtcttgcaccgttgactgaacgagctccccatcagccacagctcatcatggagagggggagaggggttgtccatcaacctccgctcagccactgactccagactgtccagttctagagaggggagggggtgcagtatacaaacacatatatgtgtgtaaatactgtatatatgcactaccagtcaaaagtttggacaccttctcattcaagatTTTTTGATACTGAAGACGTCAAAActctgaaataatctggttttgccataatctggattacaacagtagtcaaataccctacctctgaacaacacaactgatggtctcaaacacattaagaaggcaagtcattctacaaatgaactcttgacaaggctcatgttcattaaaaaccagtccaggagaccacttcatgaagcagactgagagaataccaagagtgtgcaaagctgtcatgaaggaaaaaaagggggctactttacagaatctaaaatataaaacatattctgctttgtttaacacttttttgaaaaattaaataattccatatatgttctttcatagttttgaagtcttcagttttaatctacagtgttggagataattaaaataaatacaaacccttggatgagaaggtgtttccaaacttttgactggtagtgtgtgtatatacagtatattaacACATGTGTGTATATTATTTAAAATGGAGCCTAAGAGGCTGttcatattcaattatcctaaaaacaacattgCATGTCCAGCAAATTCACTCAAatatgaactgatgtatgaagtaactgttaattaccaTACCATGTTAATTCATATAGAAATTCAtaatgagtcatgcattacttcaatatgaattaattaatatttcactAAGAGAACtgttccattattgtaaagtgttaccattaGATCTTTAATATGGACTTATTTATTCTGCTTACATGTCAGACACTCTTTATTAACTCTACTCTTGAGGACACAAGGACAGGACAAACTCCTGATCCAGTGTGATTTatgacatttacatttataacgTCTGAGCTTGTAAGGAAGTCTTTAATGATGATGGTATAACATCAggtgtagacacacacacagaccaggCAGAATAACACTGTCGCAATGAGTCAGCATAAAGAAGACTCTATTACCCATAATGCCTTGTGGAAGCTCTCTgacctcatttttatttatagagcaccttacACACATTGAAGCATGCAGCACAAAGCGATTCactaaagaggagagaggcaggaaatgagaGAAAGAGGTGAAAGTAAATCAAATCATGACgatcaaatcaatacaataaaatcagataaatattagaaaaagttaaaaaaaaataattacaataaaaatcagaaaaatatcagtaaaatacaataaaataattacaataaaaatcagaaaaatatcagtaaaatacaataaatcttacattaaaatctgataaataccagaaaagtTAAGGTtataatgaaataagataaaataaattaaagtagataaaatcagagaaatatcagaaaataaaaaataaaataaaatatattaattacaataaaataaatcatatcaaattaacgaaatatcagaaaaaataagatgagataaaaacaattaaaaacaaaatatgagcaatatcagttaaagttaaataaaataaataattacaataaaatcagaaaatatcagtaaaataaaataaatcattacattaaaaatctgataaataccagaaaagtTAAGgttataatgaaataaaataaactaaattaaaatagataaaatcagagaaatatcagaaaaggtcaaatgaaataaaaatatattaattacaataaaataaatcaaatcaaattaactAAATAGCagaaaaagtaagaaaaaatttagaaattaaaatcagatgaatatcacagaaaataaacaaaatatgaaaaatatcagttaaagttaaataaaataaaatatattaattacaataaaaaaaatctaatcaaatcaacgaaatataagaaaaaattagataaaattaaaatcagatgaaaatcacagaaaataaaacaaagtatgaGAAATATCAGTTAAAgttcaatcaaataaaataattacaataaaatcaatacaataaaaactgataaatactagaaaaagtaaaataaaattaaacctttacaataaataaattcaattaaatcagataaataccccCAAAAAAttgtataatataaaataagataattacaatcagagaaatatcagaaaaagtaaaataaactaaaatcaatacaagaaaAATGGTTAAATACAGAAAatgactccaagttaaaaggcagattaaaaatgtaacacccagagagctccaTGTTtgaatgtccagaggcagagagttcagagttcagggatataaaaacagaaagctctctctctgtgaggaacatttaaaagagaatcattcaggagctttaaaaacacattaaagaacTTTAAAATCTAGAAGAAACAGGAAACCAGAGCAGAGGAGTTACGTGGTCTGTTTGCTTCCCCCGTGTTACAACTGGCATTCTTTGGGGACTCCCTCTGCTTCCTACGGATGACGTCATTGTAGtagaggaatgaagaagagtgGAACATTAACAGGACAAAGTGAACTCCAACAACCGTCCTGATGTGATGACGTCATATTGATTAATAATTAGCTGTGTTTATGAACGCAGAGTTACAAGAAATCCTATAGAATGATAGACTGATAAAGAACAGCTGATGTGCAGTTAGTGAAGACAAGAGTGAGGCGTGTGTTAGCCTGCTGCAGACTGCCACACACAGGCGACAGCAGGAACTGCACTTACTTCATCAACACACTACATGCAACATTatgaaagtttgtttttctcctttcctttctggACAAAAGCACAGATACATATTCTACACATCTGGAGTGGTTTTCAAACTCATCTTCCTCCCCGCAGGTTCAGCCAATCAGGACACAGTCTGCCGAGCTTGTCGCAATGGAACCTTCTCAGACGTCGTCTCTGCTGACAAGACCTGCGTGCAGCACAAGAGCTGCTCCGGGGGGCTGCAGCTAGTGCTGAGGGGCGCGGCGTGGCACGACGCCGTGTGCATCGACTGCCAAGGGACCACGTCCAAAGGTAAGAGCACGGAGTCAGGAGGAAGTATTGGGCGTGACATTAGGGGTTTCCTTCTACACATGCAACACGCAAACAACCATTACCTGCACAAGTGTAACACAACCGGTTACACAAGTCTGTCAGCGGTTCCTCAAACTTTCATTTGTTGCTCTTCACAAACGTCTCCAGGTTTTCAGAGACTTAAATCTCAGTCATACAGGGAacagaaaaccaaaacacacactaaaCTGTGTTTTCAAAAGTTATTGTGACCTTGTGTTTCTTCAGATAACAAAACAGACACAAGGACACATTTTTGAAAGCAGAACACGTCATTGATGCAAAGATAAGGTGTTGCATTTTGCAGCATTAGATCTCTGGACCCCCCTGGAGGGGTCACAAGTAGGGTGACCAGATGTCCTGCAGATTGAGACGTTGTCCTGCATTGTTATTGACAGCCAGACTCCAGTTTTGCAATGCATGTTTTATAATCTGGCATTTATCAAAcggctgtgtgtgtggagaaagCATGTGAGGGCAAGGTGGGCTGTTTGATCATGTCAATCAAACTGGGACGCAGGTTAAGGGCGCGCCTATCAACAAGAATCAATGCAAATCAGGTGAGAGCTGCACGGGCATGCAGCGCGAGGCCTTCAAGAGCTcccaagtgttaaaaaaaaaagtccacacCCCAGTTCTTTCAGTGGCTTCAGATGCATCTAATCATTGCACACGGTACAAAACTCTTCCCACGGTCTCTGAGATATTGGACACCAGAGCTGGGGTTGAAAGGCAAGATCCTTGACTTTTATGAGGACAGCTctgttatgtttttattcacagtCTCATATCTGTAGGCTGACTTTCTGCAGAgtagctaaatgaagccacgtCTTTGGCACCAGTGTTTTGCGGGTTGtgggctgaaaggtttgggaacccttgcttTGGATCCCTCGAGGACGCCTGAGTTTCGTGCACGTCACTTCTGCTTTCAGGCTCTCTGCTGTCTGCGGCGTGTGATTACTGGAAGTCagtcagcagagaagagagCTGAGAGAGGAGTTTGGGTAATTAGTGTTTGGGTGTGTTTGTAGGTGCAGCATGTTtactgagagcagaggaggcgGATTGATAGACAGCGTAGTGGTTTGGTTTCTGAGCAGGCTGGGAGTGTGAGAAGAGCATGTTGGTGGTTTGTTCTAGGAACAGCTCATCTCTAAAGAAGCTTCATTGTTTACATCCCAAGGTTGCAGATGTTTGATTTTTTGGTGCACAGCTAGTTGGGATTTCTTCATCATCATGACACAGCCCAAGAGTCTGGATCAGTTGCAGATTGTGCAATGCCGTCCTGTTAACTTTACCTAGTGGATGGAGGTCTATGTGTCGAGGTCAGGCTGGAGGCAGCCGGATGAAGCTCCAGCTTGCTATCAGCGATTTTCTAGAGCAAGtttagtgtttaaaataaagctGTCTGGATCTGCTCTGACTTCAGGAGGGAGATGATGCAAACACATGAAGAAAAGCAGCGATAGAAACTACGTTAGAGTGAAAATGAACTCTTtagtatgtgtttatttatattgatgCATGTTGTTATCACCTTATTTAACTACATAACTGCACAGTGAAGACACTGCAtttcactgcattataaacagacatgactctgtagtggaagtcactgcattacagacagacatgactgtagtggaagtcactgcattaaaaacagacatgactctgtagtggaagtcactgcattaaaaacagacatgactctgtagtggaagtcactgcattacagacagacatgactgtagtggaagtcactgcattaaaaacagacatgactctgtagtggaagtcactgcattaaaaacagacatgactctgtagtggaagtcactgcattaaaaacagacatgactctgtagtggaagccactgcattaaagacagacatgactctgtagtggaagtcactgcattaaaaacagacatgactctgtagtggaagtcactgcattaataacagacatggctctgtagtggaagtcactgcattaataacagacatgactgtagtggaagtcactgcattaaaaacagacatgactctgtagtggaagtcactgcattaaaaacaagacatgactctgtagtggaagtcactgcattaaaaacagacatgactctgtagtggaagtcactgcattaaaagcaagacatgactctgtagtggaagtcactgcattataaacagacatgactctgtagtggaagtcactgcattaaaaacagacatgactctgtagtggaagtcactgcattaaaaacagacatgactctgtagtggaagtcactgcattaaaaaccgacatgactctgtagtggaagtcactgcattaaaaacagacatgactctgtagtggaagtcactgcattaaaaacagacatgactctgtagtggaagtcactgcattaaaaacagacatgactctgtagtggaagtcactgcattaaaagcagacatgactctgtagtggaagtcactgcattaaaaacagacctgactctgtagtggaagtcactgcattaacaacagacctgactctgtagtggaagtcactgcattaaaaaccgacatgactgtagtggaagtcactgcattaaaaacaagacatgactctgtagtggaagtaactgcattaaaaacagacatgactctgtagtggaagtcactgcattaaaaacagacctgactctgtagtggaagtcactgcataaaaaacaagacatgactctgtagtggaagtcactgcattaaaaacagacatgactctgtagtggaagtcactgcattaaaaacagacatgactctgtagtggaagtcactgcattaaaaacaagacatgactctgtagtggaagtcactgcattaaaaacagacatgactctacagtggaagtcactgcattaaaaacagacatgactctgtagtggaagtcactgcattaaaaacaagacatgactctgtagtggaagtcactgcattataaacagacatgactctgtagtggaagtcactgcattaaaaacagacatgactctgtagtggaagtcactgcattaaaaacagacatgactctgtagtggaagtcactgcattaaaaacaagacatgactctgcagtggaagtcactgcattaaaaacagacatgactctgtagtggaagtcactgcattaaaaacagacatgactctgtagtggaagtcactgcattcaatgAATGTTTGAACACTTTTATCTGCAGTTATTTCTTGTACCTCTGTTGATCATCTTCTTCCTGTCTTGCAGACGGAGCCGACTACCTCAGAGAAATCCTCCCGGCGTTCTTCGTCCATCACAAAATGTCCGTACGGAGGCTTCGTCACGTCCTGCGCATTCTCCTGCTGGAAGACGGCAAAAGGCACGAAGGAATCGCTACGCTTTACCTCCCAGAGCTCAAGCGGCGCATCGACGCCTGGGTCGCCTCGGCCACCACGGCGCAGATCCGCAAGATTCCTTCCATTCTGGCTAAAGCAGGAGCGGGCGGAGCGGCGGAGCGGCTGAAGAACAAGCTGCAAAGAATCGACTCCAACGTGGGCGAGCTGTGCAGTTTGAATAATGAGATTAATATGGTTTCACTGTAGGCTCAAGTTATGTCGCGTAAACTAGCCAAAATAACGAGGTACATTAGAGTTTGAAGTATAGAGAGGGTTCTTTATCTATGTCAAAAACTGCTGCTTCTTTAAATATGCACTCCCAGGACTTAGTACTTCTTGCATCAATCAGTAGATTCAGCTGGTTAGAGCAGTCGTCCATCCCCGCTTACATTCCCCCTTTTCAGTGCACCGtgtttcatcatcatcttcctaAAAAGGAACAAAGCATTCAAACTTGTCACCTTGCTTTAAACGACCTGTAGCGTtgttttagcattttttttaaaaacattcaggaaTCAAAGGTGTAAAGAAAATTAGAGGCAATAGAGTTTTAAGGAGTAGCATGTCGTGATGTCCATTTTTACTCAGATCTCTGTGtcgattttttggggggattgtTTGCTGCAAAGATACTACTGTCGGATGCTACTtgaaatcaaaactcaaaataaaGGATTTGAAGTTTGCGAGTGAAATCTGAAATATGCATGCTCAATACTGtaaacattcaaacacataGATAACTGAACTACCCTCAGAATTCAGAACCTTGGCCCACAGTGTATCTACCTCTTCTCATTTCTGCAGTCAGTCCCTGCTCATCGCGTGTTGagatgtttatttattcttaatttatagaggaagaggagcgagAGAAAACTTTGTTTGCCAtgcattatttttgtattttaaaaaagattgtATGAAAGTGAAAATGGATCACATGTGGCTGATTctaacaacattaaaataaacctGATCCGCATTCTGATCCtttggtttcattttattttacaacctCAACCAGAGAAAAGTTTACTTTACAATGCCTAAaaaggtcactgcattaaaaacagacatgaccctgtagtggaagtcactgcattaataacagacatgacactgtagtggaagtcactgcattaataacagacatgattctgtagtggaagtcactgcattaataacagacatgattctgtagtggaagtcactgcattaaaaacagacatgaccctgtagtggaagtcactgcattaaaaacagacatgaccctgtagtggaagtcactgcattaataacagacatgaccctgtagtggaagtcactgcattaataacagacatgactctgtagtggaagtcactgcatttaaaacagacatgactctgtagtagaagtcactgcatttaaaacagacatgactctgtagtagaagtcactgcattaaaaacagacatgactctgtagtggaagtcactgcattaaaaacagacatggctctgtagtagaagtcactgcattaaaaacagacatgactctgcagtggaagtcactgcattaaaaacagacatggctctgtagtggaagtcactgcattaataacagacatgactctgtagtggaagtcactgcattaaacacagacatgattctgtagtggaagtcactgcattaataatagacatgactctgtagtggaagtcactgcattaaaaacagacatgagtctgtagtggaagtcactgcattaagaacagacatgactctgtagtggaagtcactgcattaaacacagacatgattctgtagtggaagtcactgcattaataacagacatgactctgtagtggaagtcactgcattaaaaacagacatgactctgtagtggaagtcactgcattaataacagacatgactctgtagtggaagtcactgcattaaaaacagacatgactctgtagtggaagtcactgcattaaaaacagacatgactctgtcgtggaagtcactgcattaataacagacatgactctgtagtggaagtcactgcattaaaaaccgacatgactgtagtgaaagtcactgcattacaaacaagacatgactctgtagtggaagtcactgcattaaaaacagacatgactctgtagtggaagtcactgcattaaaaacagacatgactgtagtggaagtcactgcattaataacagacatgactctgtagtggaagtcactgcattaaaaacagacatgactctgtagtggaagtcactgcattaaaaacagacatgactctgtcgtggaagtcactgcattaataacagacatgactctgtagtggaagtcactgaatGGGCTCAAAGTCACTTAAAAAAGCACAGTTTGTTGCTGCGTctacaaatgcaggttaaaactagGCAGCTAGGCattcttttctttattcttttcaatggttgtgataggttggtactgttgtttttgatttcagtgatatATCCTGAACCCTGACTTTACATCCTGATGGGGGGGTGACTAGGGAGGGGGGAGCGGGGAGGGTGGGGGGTGTCCAATTATTCCATGACCACTCAATTGAGTATAATATGTGAAtaagaatgtgagaaaaacaaataaagtctatTTAACAAACTGAGAAGCTTTTTGAGCAGCCAGCACCTGCCAGAGTTCCTGGAAAGCACCACAGCAGGATACGCTTCCAAAGATCTGTCCAAACAGCTTAGTGTTCCTGAATATCTAACTTAAAATGAAGTAAAGAAAGCCAGTCATCTGTAAAGTCATTGATTTTCCCTGAGAATAAAAGTCCgtgcaataaataaagataaatcacGGCACAGCAGATCAGATTTCACGCCAGTATCTGCCCTAACATCGACACAGTTATTGACTGTGACTGCCTTCATGATCAGCACACATCGTTGGGAAAGTTATTGAGCCATGACTTTGGTGTGTTTCATTTATCGGAAATGACTAAGATGATGGAccaggaaatgtttttttttgttccaacGATGATGTTGAGACAGCGGTGAGCGCCCGGCGCTTTCAGGAGTCATTAGGGGCCGAGTGGTGGAGTAGGTATCGTCAGCATCCTATCACATTTTGGTTTTatgattttgcttttatgttcagtattttgtggttaaaactcacatcagacactttttaatctcagctcatcacataccgAATGTTTAGAAACTGTGTGTTCTGATGGTGCCTCGCTCATCGCTCCTCCAATCAGTCTCCTccgttacagcagcaaggacaaacttcctttaacaggcagaaacctccagcaggaccagactcatgtctgctgagaccgtgttggagagagggatagagggagatgaagagagagagagagagagagagagagagtggtgatagtgatgagacaagagagagttaaagtgacaggcagagagaggaaaataatggatcccagtgtgtcagtctaagcctatagcagcataactaagacctggtccaagcctgatccagctctaactataagctttatcaaaaaggaaagtttgaagcctactcttaaaagtagagagggtgtctgcctcctggaccctgactggtagatgattccaaaggagaggggcctgataactgaaggctctacctcccatactacttttagagactttaggtacgatgagcaggcctgcatgttgggagcgtagtgttctagaggggtgatagggcactatgaggtctttgGGATATGAAGGCGTCTGAccatgaagagctttgtaggacaaacttcctttaacaggcagaaacctccagcaggaccagactcatgttagacacacatctgctgagaccgtgttggagagagggatagagggagatgaagagagagagagagagagagagagagagagagagagagagagagagagagaaagagagacagagagagtgagagagagagagagagagagagagagagagagagagagagagagagatgatagatgGTGGTATGTAGTGATTGTAGTgtaggcccctctcctttggaatcatctacaagtcagggtccgggaggcagacaccctctctacttttaagagtaggcttcaaactttcctttttgataaagcttatagttagagcttggaccaggtcttaggtatgctgctataggcttagactgacacactgggatccagtttttccctctctctgcctgtctctcactttaactctctctgtcccattaaagttactaaccatagacctttctctctctctctctctctctctctctctctctctctctctctctctctctctctctctctctctctctctctctctctcttcatctccctctatccctctctccaactcggtctcagcagatgtgtgtctaacatgagtctggtcctgctggaggtttctgcctgttaaaggaagtttgtccaacAAAGCTCTTCATGCTCAGAAACCCTTATATCTCAAAGAGCTCACAGTGCcctatcacccctctagaactctacgctcccaacatgcaggcctgctcatcatacctaaagtctctaaaagtagtatgggaggtagagccttcagttatcaggtgacaggcctgataactgaaggctctacctagTTGTTGTGGGTAAAAGACCCCTGAACTCTCGGTTCGAAGTGCACAtataggcgtttttccaccagagggactttacccctgcaCTCTGATTGGCTACTGCGACGCAAATGATTTGCTGGAGTTCCCAATTTTGCAACTCTTGAACTCTTGGTTGGAACACCCCGTAtgaaaacagcctcagtaaaagaaaaagaatgagtACATTGATGCTCAGCATTCCAACATAATTACATAAAAAAGCTTGGGATACATTTTCACATTCagactgaagaaaaacaaaccagacGGGGAATCAGAGCGACGTGCATTGTGTCAGAGTGGTTTGTATCTCATCCTGTGACTACACCGAATGTCAACGATGTGTGGAAACTGTTGTGTCTCTTAAATCattaggaaagaaagaaagacagcgtTTGTTTTTCTGGTATGTGTGTCACCACTTTAAGGAGGATGATACTTGACCATGGAATGTTGCTACACATCAGTCTGTGTCATGTGTCTGTTGTGACTAGTGGAGGTTATCTGTAGGTTGTGTTATCATGAAGCAATAGAAAAACAATGAGAGCTGAAAACTTACTCTGAAGACGCTCTTCTTTGGTTTAACttctaaaaaaaattgaaggaAGCGGGTAAAAACGGCGATGAGCTGCTGGTGgtgtcctctgattcagaaaggtcctggaTTCAGGAGCTCTCGGTTtgcacacctgcaccaccaggtatcTCTGGATCTCTCTGCTCTCCGGTTAGAGAAGAAGTTTCTCTGTTTTCCTTCCGTCTCTTGTTCTAAAAGACGTCCTCTTGCATCCGCCGTAAACCAAATGTCATCGCCGTCGTCAGAATCACTCGTTTTCTTAGTTTGGTTGTGTTTCAGTTGGGAGTGTGTTTGTTGCATTTGCAAATAGCTCCAAAACAAATGTCAGCAAAGCAATGCTTTTGATTTATCAGAAGTGTGATAAGCACAGATTCAAGGTTAGGGAGTTTAATGTCAGCACACTGGAAGAAGAAGGTGTGTGATTTCAACATTTCTGAGAATGCAGGAACCTTTAAAGGTCTCCGATTCATAACACAGACACATCCCCACACAGCTTCCCCCTACACAAGAGCAATCATCTCAACAACATGTCATGACCTCCTGCTTGAAATGTTACTTCTTCTTTCTGTGGCTGTTGAAGCTGTT
It encodes:
- the LOC117808931 gene encoding tumor necrosis factor receptor superfamily member 6B-like; the encoded protein is MPSFLTCPCVLSLNPLFLQASFALTPSFPLSLPFQMLTTLLFTFTLLSSLTEGSPEPRPTFIDTDPVTGRSLECDRCPPGSFLRAPCTETQQSVCAQCQNGSFTELWNYIGKCLRCGTCGHNEVVRTECTTESDCLCECRPGYYKSQYSMCLQHSECPTGHEVLTQGSANQDTVCRACRNGTFSDVVSADKTCVQHKSCSGGLQLVLRGAAWHDAVCIDCQGTTSKDGADYLREILPAFFVHHKMSVRRLRHVLRILLLEDGKRHEGIATLYLPELKRRIDAWVASATTAQIRKIPSILAKAGAGGAAERLKNKLQRIDSNVGELCSLNNEINMVSL